A region of Deinococcus rubellus DNA encodes the following proteins:
- the pyrH gene encoding UMP kinase yields the protein MYKRVLLKLSGEFLSGNQGFGIVPEATDQLARDIVSALEGSGVELSIVIGGGNFWRGAQNGKSMDPATADYIGMLGTVMNAMALQDSMERAGQPTRVMSAIHMAAVAEPYIRRRAMRHLEKGRVVIFGGGNGAPFFTTDTTATLRALEVGAEVVLYAKNKVDGVYDSDPQKNPDAVRYDSLTHMDVVEQRLAVMDATAITLCMDKGLPLVVFDIFQAGNLRCLFLGERVGTLITS from the coding sequence ATGTACAAACGGGTTCTTCTCAAACTGTCCGGCGAATTTCTGTCGGGGAACCAGGGGTTCGGCATCGTGCCCGAGGCCACTGATCAGCTCGCCCGCGACATCGTCTCGGCGCTGGAGGGCAGCGGCGTGGAGCTGAGTATCGTCATCGGCGGCGGCAATTTCTGGCGCGGCGCGCAGAACGGTAAGAGCATGGATCCGGCCACCGCCGACTACATCGGCATGCTCGGCACCGTCATGAATGCGATGGCGCTGCAAGACTCGATGGAGCGCGCCGGACAACCCACCCGCGTCATGAGCGCCATTCACATGGCGGCGGTGGCCGAGCCGTATATCCGCCGCCGGGCCATGCGTCACCTGGAAAAGGGCCGGGTGGTCATCTTCGGCGGTGGCAACGGTGCGCCCTTCTTCACCACCGACACCACCGCCACCCTGCGCGCGCTGGAAGTTGGCGCAGAAGTGGTGCTGTACGCCAAGAACAAAGTGGACGGCGTGTACGACTCCGACCCCCAGAAAAACCCCGACGCCGTGCGCTACGATTCGCTTACCCACATGGATGTGGTGGAGCAACGCCTGGCCGTGATGGACGCCACCGCCATCACGTTGTGTATGGACAAGGGCTTGCCACTGGTCGTCTTTGATATTTTTCAGGCAGGCAACCTGCGCTGCCTCTTTCTGGGCGAGCGGGTCGGCACGCTGATCACATCGTAG
- the rpsB gene encoding 30S ribosomal protein S2, with product MSYIGMKQLLEAGVHFGHETKRWNPKFKRFIFAERNGIFIIDLQKTLKQIDRSFDFIKDLSERGGTILFVGTKKQAQEIVELEARRSGMPYVTSRWLGGMMTNFRTIRTRIDRLAELDELFESGRISDRPKAERIQLGSERDRLLRYVGGIRKMTRLPDALFVVDPTKEVIAVQEANKLGIPVIALADTDSDPDVIDYIVPGNDDAIRSIQLITHRIGDLIVEARGGGEDVSSERVGEDNAEIEAAQEPVSDDVAMFTTQGGIGGAMSQNDTQGQQIASGADQALDNEIRG from the coding sequence ATGTCCTATATCGGAATGAAGCAGCTTCTAGAAGCAGGCGTGCACTTCGGGCACGAGACCAAGCGCTGGAACCCCAAGTTCAAACGCTTTATCTTTGCCGAACGCAACGGTATTTTCATCATCGACCTGCAAAAGACCCTCAAGCAGATCGACCGCAGCTTCGATTTCATCAAGGACCTCTCGGAGCGCGGCGGCACCATCTTGTTCGTCGGCACCAAGAAGCAGGCCCAGGAAATCGTAGAACTGGAAGCCCGCCGTTCGGGCATGCCCTACGTGACCAGCCGCTGGCTCGGCGGCATGATGACCAACTTCCGCACCATCCGCACCCGGATTGACCGCCTCGCCGAGCTCGACGAGCTGTTCGAGTCGGGCCGCATCAGTGATCGCCCCAAGGCCGAGCGCATCCAGCTCGGCAGCGAGCGCGACCGCCTGCTGCGCTACGTTGGCGGCATCCGCAAGATGACCCGTCTGCCCGACGCCCTGTTCGTGGTCGACCCCACCAAGGAAGTCATCGCCGTGCAGGAAGCCAACAAACTGGGCATCCCGGTTATTGCGCTGGCCGACACCGACTCCGACCCCGACGTGATCGACTACATCGTGCCGGGCAACGACGACGCCATCCGCAGCATTCAGCTGATCACCCACCGAATCGGTGATCTGATCGTGGAAGCGCGCGGCGGCGGCGAGGATGTCAGCAGCGAGCGCGTGGGCGAGGACAACGCCGAGATCGAGGCGGCCCAGGAGCCGGTCAGCGACGACGTGGCGATGTTCACCACCCAGGGCGGGATCGGCGGCGCGATGAGCCAGAACGACACCCAGGGCCAGCAGATCGCCTCGGGTGCCGATCAGGCGCTGGACAACGAAATTCGGGGCTGA
- a CDS encoding type IV pilus modification PilV family protein, with protein sequence MRGRKNVYQAGFTLIETPIALVCLGLVITAVAVPLIGFNKVNITSQQTLSVTTAAQRQLEAVRTLVTADYDYNPPLTAAQLGDVTCINLNVLDVPMSPAGCDQLANPPMRRLSITRSMPGVSSPMTLTLDLRP encoded by the coding sequence ATGAGAGGTCGGAAAAATGTTTATCAAGCGGGCTTCACTTTAATTGAAACTCCAATTGCTTTAGTATGTCTGGGGTTAGTTATTACTGCGGTTGCCGTCCCATTGATTGGATTTAATAAGGTTAACATTACTTCACAACAAACATTGTCTGTGACTACGGCGGCGCAGCGGCAGCTTGAGGCTGTGAGGACTTTAGTGACCGCAGATTACGACTACAACCCACCTTTGACTGCTGCTCAGCTTGGTGACGTTACCTGTATTAATCTAAATGTTCTTGATGTACCGATGAGCCCTGCCGGTTGTGACCAGCTCGCTAATCCTCCCATGCGCCGTTTATCTATTACTAGGAGCATGCCAGGTGTCAGCTCCCCTATGACCCTCACGCTGGATTTACGCCCATGA
- the tsf gene encoding translation elongation factor Ts yields the protein MLESIKKLREMTGAGMMDVKKALADAGNDETKAVALLRERGIVKAAKKSDREAKEGLVRFVIDGNSAAMVELNSETDFVARNADFQALVESLAQAALKAKTNDLTEFKQFKLESGDTVETAVAAAAGTIGENLVLNRVAYLEGQNVAGYVHSNGKIGVLVDLAGGAEQQAKDVALHVAAERPQYLSRDEVNADDIEKEREILTNKAINEGKNPDLAAKIVGGQIGKFYEERVLPEQKFVKDNSLTVGKYLGDTAIKRFVRFEIGA from the coding sequence ATGCTGGAATCAATCAAAAAACTGCGCGAGATGACTGGCGCGGGCATGATGGACGTGAAAAAGGCACTTGCCGACGCGGGCAATGACGAGACCAAAGCGGTGGCCCTGCTGCGCGAGCGCGGCATCGTCAAGGCCGCCAAGAAGTCGGACCGCGAGGCCAAAGAGGGGCTGGTCCGCTTTGTCATTGACGGCAACAGCGCCGCGATGGTCGAACTCAACAGCGAGACCGACTTCGTGGCCCGCAACGCTGACTTTCAGGCGCTGGTAGAAAGCCTGGCCCAGGCCGCGCTGAAGGCCAAGACCAACGATCTAACCGAGTTCAAGCAGTTCAAGCTGGAGAGTGGCGACACCGTCGAGACGGCTGTTGCGGCGGCGGCGGGCACCATCGGCGAGAACCTGGTGCTTAACCGCGTGGCCTACTTGGAAGGCCAGAACGTGGCTGGGTACGTGCACAGCAACGGCAAGATCGGCGTGCTGGTCGATCTTGCGGGCGGAGCCGAGCAGCAGGCCAAGGACGTGGCCCTGCACGTGGCCGCCGAGCGCCCCCAGTACCTCAGCCGCGACGAGGTCAACGCCGACGATATTGAGAAAGAGCGCGAGATTTTGACCAACAAGGCCATCAACGAGGGCAAGAACCCTGACCTGGCCGCCAAGATTGTGGGCGGACAGATCGGCAAGTTCTACGAGGAGCGGGTGCTGCCCGAGCAGAAATTCGTCAAGGACAACAGCCTGACGGTGGGCAAGTACCTCGGCGATACGGCCATCAAGCGCTTCGTGCGCTTCGAGATCGGCGCGTAA
- a CDS encoding carbohydrate ABC transporter permease, which translates to MARKAVSAAPAYPTAPRPTKTGPARHLWIHVVLIIAVVVIASPLLFALIKATQASDVVIGPSLLPGTHFLENLASVWNGAHLGRYMTNSLIVTVCVTFGKTVLSLLAALAFVYFRFPLKSLAFALVLFTLMLPTELLIVALFDLISGTLKWADSYAAIIVPFLASATGTFLFRQHFLNIPASLADAARIDGCGPLTFLSRVLIPMSWNTIGAMAVIQFVSAWDQYLWPLVIMQSDDKQVVQVGLRRLIDAGGQTDWGAVMAGAMITLVPPLLIFTLLQEQFSKGFALGQDK; encoded by the coding sequence ATGGCGCGTAAAGCGGTTTCGGCGGCCCCTGCCTACCCCACTGCGCCGCGCCCGACCAAGACGGGGCCAGCCCGTCACCTGTGGATTCACGTGGTGCTGATTATCGCCGTGGTAGTCATCGCCTCACCGCTGCTGTTCGCGCTGATCAAGGCCACCCAGGCCAGCGACGTGGTGATCGGCCCCAGCCTGCTGCCCGGCACCCACTTTCTGGAGAACCTCGCCAGTGTCTGGAACGGCGCGCACCTGGGCCGCTACATGACCAACTCGCTGATCGTCACCGTCTGCGTCACCTTCGGCAAGACCGTGCTGTCGTTGCTGGCCGCACTGGCGTTCGTGTATTTCCGCTTCCCACTCAAGAGCCTGGCCTTCGCACTGGTCCTCTTTACCCTGATGCTGCCCACCGAACTGCTGATCGTGGCACTGTTCGACCTGATCTCCGGCACGCTGAAATGGGCCGACTCCTACGCCGCCATCATCGTACCGTTCCTGGCCTCGGCCACTGGCACGTTCCTCTTCCGGCAGCACTTCCTGAACATTCCCGCCAGCCTGGCTGACGCCGCCCGAATTGACGGCTGCGGCCCGCTGACCTTCCTGAGCCGGGTCCTGATTCCGATGAGCTGGAACACCATCGGCGCGATGGCCGTCATTCAATTCGTCTCGGCCTGGGACCAGTACCTCTGGCCGCTGGTGATCATGCAGTCCGACGACAAACAGGTGGTGCAGGTGGGTCTGCGCCGCCTGATCGATGCGGGCGGGCAGACCGACTGGGGGGCGGTGATGGCCGGGGCGATGATCACCCTGGTTCCGCCGCTCCTGATCTTCACCCTGCTGCAAGAGCAGTTCAGCAAAGGCTTCGCGCTGGGGCAGGACAAGTAA
- a CDS encoding CTP synthase — protein sequence MQTKYIFVTGGVVSSLGKGVATASLGALLRARGYKVTAVKIDPYINIDAGTMRPYEHGEVFVTASGAETDLDLGNYERFLDLDVPPGSNITTGQVYLEVIRKERAGDYLSQTVQVIPHVTDEIKRRITEAGERAGADIVLIEVGGTVGDIESLPFLEAIRQVRFDVGDEHTLYLHLTLVPYLGTSNEFKTKPTQHSVATLRSVGISPDIVMVRSKDKLPEDITRKIALFTSVKPNRVFSSFDVPHVYEVPLALEEQGLGKAVETLLDLEHIHPNLGVWQHAVRVIKSPAREVTIALAGKYTAMPDAYLSMMEALLHAGIANDARVNIKWVNTESLEEAAEIEAQLGDVDGILVPGGFGVRGIEGKIRAAEYARTHAVPYLGICLGMQVAVLEYARNVAGLPGANSTEFDPYAPHKVIDLMPEQLQTADLGGTMRLGDWPMDLLAGTKLARLYNVPQGGEVQERHRHRYEVNPAYVERLKEAGLVISGVTPGMAGRGAGLVESIELPGHPFFVGLQAHPEFKSRPMRPSPPFAGFIAAVLAGKAEQTQAAAPQNVPIQEVLPQP from the coding sequence ATGCAGACCAAATATATTTTTGTGACCGGCGGCGTGGTCTCCAGTCTGGGTAAGGGCGTGGCCACCGCCTCGCTCGGCGCGCTGCTGCGGGCGCGCGGTTACAAGGTCACCGCCGTCAAGATCGATCCGTATATCAACATCGATGCCGGAACCATGCGGCCATACGAGCATGGTGAGGTATTCGTGACCGCTTCCGGAGCCGAGACTGACCTTGATCTGGGCAACTACGAGCGCTTTCTCGACCTCGACGTGCCGCCGGGCAGCAACATCACCACCGGGCAGGTCTACCTCGAAGTCATTCGCAAGGAGCGTGCTGGCGATTATCTCTCGCAGACGGTGCAGGTTATTCCGCACGTCACCGACGAGATCAAGCGCCGCATCACCGAAGCAGGTGAGCGGGCCGGAGCCGACATCGTACTGATCGAGGTGGGCGGCACGGTAGGCGACATCGAGTCGCTGCCGTTTCTGGAAGCCATCCGGCAGGTCCGCTTCGACGTGGGCGACGAGCACACCCTCTATCTGCACCTGACGCTGGTGCCGTACCTGGGAACCTCCAACGAGTTCAAGACCAAGCCCACCCAGCACTCGGTGGCGACCCTGCGCTCGGTGGGCATCAGCCCCGACATCGTGATGGTGCGCAGCAAAGACAAGCTGCCCGAAGACATCACCCGCAAGATCGCGCTATTTACCAGCGTCAAGCCCAACCGGGTCTTCTCGTCGTTCGATGTGCCGCACGTCTACGAGGTGCCGCTGGCGCTGGAGGAGCAGGGGCTGGGCAAAGCCGTCGAGACGCTGCTCGATCTGGAACATATTCATCCCAACCTGGGCGTCTGGCAACATGCGGTCCGGGTTATCAAGTCGCCCGCGCGGGAAGTCACCATCGCGCTGGCAGGCAAGTACACCGCCATGCCCGACGCCTACCTCTCGATGATGGAGGCGCTGCTGCACGCCGGGATCGCCAACGACGCCCGCGTCAACATCAAGTGGGTCAACACCGAGTCGCTGGAGGAGGCCGCCGAGATCGAGGCCCAGCTCGGCGATGTGGACGGCATTCTGGTGCCGGGAGGCTTCGGGGTGCGCGGCATCGAGGGTAAGATCCGGGCCGCCGAGTACGCCCGCACCCACGCCGTGCCGTACCTGGGCATCTGCCTGGGCATGCAAGTGGCGGTGCTGGAATATGCCCGCAACGTGGCCGGGTTGCCGGGGGCCAACTCCACCGAGTTCGACCCCTACGCGCCGCATAAGGTCATCGATCTGATGCCCGAGCAGCTTCAGACGGCGGACCTGGGCGGCACCATGCGACTGGGCGACTGGCCGATGGATCTGCTGGCCGGAACCAAGCTGGCGCGTCTCTATAACGTCCCACAGGGCGGCGAGGTGCAGGAGCGCCACCGCCACCGCTACGAGGTCAATCCAGCGTATGTTGAGCGGCTGAAAGAAGCGGGCCTGGTGATCAGCGGCGTGACCCCCGGCATGGCCGGGCGCGGCGCGGGACTGGTGGAGAGCATCGAACTGCCCGGCCACCCGTTTTTCGTGGGCTTACAGGCCCATCCCGAATTCAAGTCGCGCCCGATGCGCCCCAGCCCGCCGTTCGCCGGCTTCATCGCGGCGGTGCTGGCAGGCAAGGCGGAGCAGACTCAGGCCGCAGCGCCCCAAAATGTGCCGATTCAGGAAGTCTTGCCGCAGCCCTGA
- a CDS encoding prepilin-type N-terminal cleavage/methylation domain-containing protein yields the protein MKKMKSQQGFTLVELLMSIFIAGALLVAISAIISSSARDSNRINLNADIIKEGQIAQQIITGRLGEALYVWWPTGSGTSNLLLTTTGTTAKNTVNGNNQYQWTVASATATVPIDPG from the coding sequence ATGAAGAAGATGAAGAGTCAACAAGGCTTCACTTTAGTTGAGCTTCTGATGAGTATTTTTATTGCTGGAGCACTTCTGGTAGCTATCAGCGCGATCATCAGCTCTTCCGCACGTGATTCTAACCGTATTAATCTTAACGCAGATATTATTAAGGAAGGTCAGATAGCGCAACAGATCATCACTGGGAGACTGGGAGAGGCACTCTACGTGTGGTGGCCCACGGGATCAGGCACGAGCAATCTACTCCTTACTACGACTGGCACAACCGCCAAAAATACAGTCAATGGCAATAATCAATATCAGTGGACTGTTGCATCAGCAACGGCGACTGTTCCTATTGATCCCGGCTGA
- the map gene encoding type I methionyl aminopeptidase — MTVNNERDLEGMKRAGRVVAQTLAVLKAAIEPGITPSDLDLLAGQVFEAHGALSAPRLEYAAPVNAFISVNDDIVHGLPTHRPLAAGDVVKIDVTPNVQGYIADAAITVAMPPVSLVVSRLLACGEAALAEAIKVARLGRPLNGIGQAIELEVRKRGFTLLRELQGHGVGRAIHEPPNVPNFFQPGLKQPLHEGLVLAVEPMVSSGRAWRTRTRRDGWTICTTDGGLAAHFEHTIMITRGAPLILTA, encoded by the coding sequence ATGACTGTCAACAACGAGCGGGATCTGGAAGGGATGAAACGGGCGGGTCGGGTGGTTGCCCAGACACTCGCGGTACTCAAGGCCGCCATTGAACCGGGCATCACGCCCTCCGACCTTGATCTGCTGGCCGGGCAGGTGTTCGAGGCCCACGGCGCACTCTCGGCTCCAAGGCTGGAATACGCGGCACCTGTGAACGCATTTATCAGTGTGAACGACGATATTGTTCACGGCCTGCCAACCCATCGGCCCCTGGCGGCTGGGGACGTCGTCAAGATCGACGTGACGCCAAACGTTCAGGGTTACATCGCCGACGCGGCCATCACGGTGGCCATGCCGCCTGTCTCTCTGGTGGTTTCGCGGCTCCTGGCCTGCGGTGAGGCGGCTCTGGCGGAGGCCATCAAAGTTGCCCGGCTGGGCCGTCCCCTCAATGGGATTGGCCAGGCCATTGAATTGGAAGTCAGAAAACGCGGATTCACCTTGCTACGCGAGTTGCAGGGTCACGGCGTGGGCCGGGCCATTCATGAGCCGCCCAACGTCCCGAACTTTTTCCAGCCTGGCCTGAAACAACCTCTGCACGAAGGACTGGTCCTCGCGGTGGAACCGATGGTGTCCAGTGGCCGCGCCTGGCGTACCCGAACCAGACGTGACGGCTGGACGATCTGCACCACCGATGGCGGGCTGGCGGCCCACTTCGAGCACACCATCATGATCACGCGGGGTGCGCCCCTGATTCTCACCGCCTGA
- a CDS encoding pseudouridine synthase translates to MPEPENQGGERLQKRLARAGVASRRAAEELIKAGRVTVNGQLATLGQSVTERDVIEVDELVVGASREPHRTFAMYKRRGVIVTTHDEKGRPAVLDHMPSVPGLHPVGRLDRDSEGLLLLTTDGELTLRLTHPRYGHDKVYRAWIDGGIPDNDTLDALEDGIELEDGFTSPSRVDRAGKGVYVTLREGKNRQVRRMLEAVGHPVTRLVRVRLGGLWLEDLVPGEWRELGSRDLFDLENPDKTPENVWARKEQLTRERWG, encoded by the coding sequence ATGCCTGAGCCGGAAAACCAGGGCGGTGAGCGGCTGCAAAAGCGCCTGGCCCGCGCCGGAGTCGCCTCACGCCGCGCCGCCGAGGAACTGATCAAGGCGGGGCGCGTCACCGTCAACGGCCAGCTAGCGACCCTGGGCCAGAGCGTCACCGAGCGCGACGTGATCGAGGTGGACGAACTGGTGGTGGGCGCGAGCAGGGAACCGCACCGTACGTTTGCCATGTACAAGCGCCGGGGCGTCATCGTCACCACCCACGATGAGAAGGGCCGCCCCGCTGTGCTCGACCACATGCCGAGCGTTCCAGGGCTGCATCCGGTGGGGCGGCTCGACCGCGACTCCGAGGGGCTGCTGCTGCTGACGACCGACGGTGAACTGACCCTGCGCCTGACCCACCCGCGCTACGGCCACGATAAGGTCTACCGCGCCTGGATCGACGGCGGTATTCCCGACAACGACACGCTGGACGCGCTGGAAGACGGCATCGAGCTGGAAGACGGCTTCACGTCCCCGTCGCGGGTGGACCGGGCTGGGAAAGGCGTCTACGTGACGCTGCGCGAGGGCAAGAACCGTCAGGTGCGCCGGATGCTGGAAGCGGTGGGCCACCCGGTCACGCGGCTGGTGCGGGTGCGCCTGGGCGGATTGTGGCTCGAAGACCTGGTGCCCGGCGAGTGGCGCGAACTCGGCAGCCGCGACCTGTTCGATCTGGAAAACCCCGACAAGACCCCGGAAAATGTCTGGGCCCGCAAGGAACAACTGACGCGCGAGCGCTGGGGCTGA
- a CDS encoding IS630 family transposase (programmed frameshift): MTDRWLPSHLTRTQLEERRLHFLELLETQAHSTQELAEFLGVKASPISTWKHRLRHQGSDALQATVTTGRAPALCGEQRETLKRLLCEGAQVHGFPDASWSTLRVRDVIGRHFDIWHHRDHVRRILHQLGFSRQKPDKRALEQNPEAVATWIQTTLPENQKKVAAGATLVFLDEVGFSLKGTVKQTWALRGQTPVVLGKASWDKVSTIGAVTTAGQFFQQTQHGAFKGPDVICFLQHILTHVPGEVVVVLDNAGIHKSKAVTAFVTGESRLSLQYLPPYAPELNPIELVWAYMKRNILGNFCARTLQELKARLRVGWQRVRYVRLPARLLHSYLPS, translated from the exons ATGACCGACCGTTGGCTACCCTCGCACCTGACCCGAACTCAACTCGAAGAACGTCGGCTGCACTTCCTCGAACTCCTCGAGACTCAAGCGCACAGTACCCAGGAACTCGCTGAGTTCTTGGGCGTCAAGGCGAGTCCCATCAGCACGTGGAAACATCGCCTGCGGCACCAGGGTTCAGACGCGCTGCAGGCCACGGTGACCACGGGAAGAGCGCCAGCGCTCTGCGGGGAACAGCGGGAGACACTCAAGCGTCTCCTGTGCGAAGGCGCGCAGGTCCACGGCTTTCCTGACGCCAGTTGGAGCACCTTGCGGGTCAGAGACGTCATTGGTCGTCACTTCGATATCTGGCATCACCGCGATCACGTCCGCAGAATCCTGCACCAGTTGGGCTTTTCCCGCCAGAAGCCAGACAAACGCGCTCTGGAACAGAACCCGGAAGCTGTGGCGACCTGGATTCAGACCACCCTTCCCGAGA ATCAAAAAAAAGTAGCTGCCGGTGCGACCCTGGTGTTCCTGGATGAAGTGGGCTTCAGTCTCAAAGGCACGGTGAAGCAGACCTGGGCGCTGCGCGGCCAGACCCCCGTGGTCCTCGGGAAAGCGAGCTGGGATAAGGTCTCAACCATCGGTGCGGTGACCACTGCTGGCCAGTTTTTCCAACAGACTCAGCACGGGGCCTTCAAAGGCCCCGATGTTATTTGCTTCCTCCAGCACATCTTGACCCACGTCCCAGGAGAGGTCGTGGTGGTGCTGGACAACGCTGGCATCCATAAGTCGAAGGCCGTCACGGCCTTCGTCACAGGTGAATCTCGGTTGTCCCTGCAGTACCTCCCACCGTATGCTCCGGAACTCAATCCCATCGAGCTGGTGTGGGCGTACATGAAGCGGAACATCCTGGGGAACTTCTGTGCCCGCACCTTGCAGGAACTGAAGGCACGCCTCCGGGTTGGGTGGCAGCGCGTTCGGTATGTCCGACTCCCTGCTCGCCTCCTGCACAGCTATCTCCCATCTTGA
- the frr gene encoding ribosome recycling factor, producing MDMKQIQTESRSKMLKAIEALDQSLSVLRTGRANPGILKKVQVDYYGSTMPIDQVASISTPDARTLVITPWDRGALNPIEKAIRDSDLGLNPNNKGDTIFISLPMLTEERRKDLIKNARTYGEDAKVAVRSLRKHALDDLKKVDGVGEDEIKRGEADVQKLTDEFIKRVDDTVSAKEQDILG from the coding sequence ATGGACATGAAACAGATTCAAACCGAATCACGCAGCAAGATGCTCAAGGCCATCGAGGCGCTCGACCAGAGCCTCTCGGTGTTGCGAACGGGCCGCGCCAACCCTGGCATTCTCAAGAAGGTGCAGGTCGATTACTACGGCTCCACCATGCCCATCGATCAGGTCGCCAGCATCAGCACCCCCGACGCCCGCACCCTGGTCATCACGCCCTGGGACCGGGGTGCGCTCAACCCGATCGAGAAGGCCATCCGCGACTCGGACCTGGGTCTCAACCCCAACAACAAGGGCGACACCATCTTCATCAGCTTGCCGATGCTCACCGAGGAGCGCCGCAAGGACCTGATCAAGAATGCCCGCACCTACGGCGAGGATGCCAAGGTGGCGGTGCGCAGCCTGCGCAAGCACGCCCTCGACGACCTCAAGAAAGTGGATGGGGTGGGCGAGGACGAGATCAAGCGCGGCGAGGCCGACGTGCAAAAGCTCACCGACGAGTTCATCAAGCGGGTGGACGATACGGTGAGCGCCAAGGAGCAGGACATCCTCGGGTGA
- a CDS encoding pilus assembly FimT family protein, with the protein MSKWAYGFTLIELLVVILVIGILFVVIIVNVQGELVSNQIRSAASQIALDLERVRSASLKTSKDSSFTLINGGKGYDLRVSGVQPGDVVTSIAIPDNVVLQIGGSTTGSFVYGAPYGDLSATNRTLTVSKSGGNTQTFYVVGVTGKVIRQ; encoded by the coding sequence ATGAGTAAGTGGGCGTATGGATTTACCCTCATAGAACTACTCGTTGTTATTCTCGTAATTGGTATTCTCTTTGTCGTAATAATAGTGAACGTGCAAGGAGAGCTGGTATCTAACCAGATTCGTTCTGCAGCCTCTCAGATTGCTCTGGACTTAGAGAGAGTTAGAAGCGCGTCCCTTAAGACAAGCAAGGATTCAAGCTTTACGTTGATAAACGGCGGAAAGGGATACGATCTCAGGGTTTCGGGTGTGCAGCCAGGTGATGTGGTCACGAGTATCGCGATCCCTGACAACGTAGTTCTGCAAATTGGTGGATCGACTACAGGAAGTTTCGTGTATGGTGCTCCATACGGCGATCTTTCGGCCACCAATCGCACTTTAACTGTAAGCAAATCAGGTGGAAATACGCAAACCTTTTATGTGGTCGGTGTGACGGGTAAGGTGATTCGTCAATGA
- a CDS encoding phosphatidate cytidylyltransferase has product MESLSTRVTTSVVGFALVCLAVYFGWTTLLPFLLIIGFLALREYVRMVDRRDIDVRRAALYFFGAAIVIASYPGWPAPWVGGSWREVVLTAATGYLLVVEVMQPGERPLERIVYSMFGLLYIPWLLGYGLMLRYTPDAEGGLLFFALPLLATFAADTGGYFFGYFFGKRKLAPEVSPGKTVEGALGGLLFSFFVVVLVTRLANIWSLPDAFLYAVMVASASQLGDLSESLIKRSLGAKDSGNSMPGHGGILDRLDSLLFAVPITYIFLNINVF; this is encoded by the coding sequence ATGGAGTCGCTCAGTACCCGCGTCACCACGTCGGTGGTGGGCTTTGCGCTGGTGTGTCTGGCGGTGTACTTCGGCTGGACCACGCTGCTGCCCTTCCTGCTGATCATCGGTTTTCTGGCCCTGCGCGAGTACGTGCGGATGGTGGACCGGCGCGACATCGACGTGCGCCGCGCCGCGCTCTACTTTTTCGGCGCGGCCATCGTAATCGCCAGCTATCCTGGCTGGCCCGCGCCCTGGGTCGGTGGGTCGTGGCGCGAGGTGGTACTGACGGCGGCCACCGGTTACCTGCTGGTCGTGGAAGTGATGCAGCCGGGCGAGAGGCCGCTGGAGCGGATCGTTTACAGCATGTTCGGACTGCTCTACATTCCCTGGCTGCTCGGCTACGGCCTGATGCTGCGCTATACCCCCGACGCGGAGGGCGGCCTGCTGTTCTTCGCGCTGCCGCTGCTGGCCACCTTCGCCGCTGATACCGGCGGCTATTTTTTCGGCTATTTTTTCGGCAAGCGCAAACTCGCGCCCGAGGTCAGCCCTGGCAAAACGGTGGAGGGAGCGCTCGGGGGGCTGCTGTTCAGTTTCTTTGTCGTGGTGCTGGTGACCCGGCTGGCCAATATCTGGAGTCTGCCCGATGCCTTTCTGTACGCCGTGATGGTGGCGAGCGCCTCGCAACTCGGCGATCTCAGTGAGAGCCTGATCAAGCGCTCGCTGGGTGCGAAGGACAGCGGCAACAGCATGCCCGGTCACGGCGGCATTCTGGACCGGCTCGACTCGCTCCTGTTCGCAGTGCCGATCACGTACATCTTTCTGAATATCAACGTGTTCTGA